From a region of the uncultured Jannaschia sp. genome:
- a CDS encoding chorismate mutase produces MTDAATRAAALLGEHRASIDRLDAVLVYTLAERFAHTQAVGRLKAKHDLPPSDPDREATQIARLEAMAVEAGLDPGFAKKFLGFIIEEVIRHHRQHQS; encoded by the coding sequence ATGACCGATGCCGCCACCCGCGCCGCCGCCCTTCTGGGCGAGCATCGCGCCTCGATCGACCGCCTCGACGCGGTCCTCGTCTACACGCTCGCCGAACGCTTCGCCCACACCCAGGCGGTGGGGCGGCTCAAGGCCAAACACGATTTGCCCCCGTCCGACCCGGACCGGGAGGCCACCCAGATCGCCAGGCTTGAAGCCATGGCGGTGGAGGCCGGGCTGGATCCCGGCTTCGCCAAGAAATTCCTCGGGTTCATCATCGAGGAAGTCATCCGACATCATCGGCAACATCAATCCTGA
- a CDS encoding GNAT family N-acetyltransferase produces the protein MTGPAFHDLNAIAPLETERLELRVPVEADWPAHLAFGLSDRMRFTGGPTDRWGAWRSFTSMLGHWLLRGYGFWQVLEKRTGTRVGKVGVLFHDSWPEPELAWHLYDGATGKGYATEAARAARADAWNRLGLGPLMSPIDPENHASRAVAERLGARLEGTDALLGETAEIWRHPAPEAAA, from the coding sequence GTGACCGGTCCCGCCTTCCACGACCTGAACGCCATCGCCCCGCTCGAGACCGAGCGGCTGGAGTTGCGCGTGCCCGTGGAAGCCGACTGGCCCGCCCATCTCGCCTTCGGCCTGTCGGACCGGATGCGCTTCACCGGCGGCCCGACGGATCGCTGGGGCGCGTGGCGCTCGTTCACGTCGATGCTCGGCCATTGGTTGCTGCGCGGCTATGGCTTCTGGCAGGTGCTGGAAAAACGAACCGGCACGCGCGTCGGCAAGGTCGGCGTGCTCTTCCACGATAGCTGGCCCGAGCCGGAGCTGGCATGGCACCTCTATGATGGCGCCACGGGGAAGGGCTACGCGACCGAAGCCGCCCGTGCCGCACGGGCAGATGCGTGGAACCGGCTGGGCCTCGGCCCGCTGATGAGCCCGATCGACCCCGAGAACCACGCCTCGCGTGCCGTGGCCGAGCGGCTGGGCGCGCGGCTGGAGGGCACCGATGCCCTTCTCGGAGAGACGGCCGAGATCTGGCGCCATCCCGCCCCGGAGGCCGCCGCATGA
- a CDS encoding GNAT family N-acetyltransferase: protein MNAAIPVLTTRRLELRAPEPQDYPDFKATFSSYRSRFMGGPLNPYEAWMLYAAEIGHWQIRGFGMWMIHARDDDRTLGMAGGWQPAGWPERELAWIIWPQASGNGFALEATDAVRRHLYGAGWTGAVSYVDPKNLDSIRLCERLGAWRDDDATTIDGNDVVYRHPASAALADTRLSWAIAREIEHYADPRLTPEGMPVD, encoded by the coding sequence ATGAACGCCGCCATCCCCGTGCTGACCACCCGTCGCCTCGAACTCCGCGCGCCCGAGCCGCAGGACTACCCCGACTTCAAGGCGACCTTCTCGTCCTATCGGTCGCGGTTCATGGGCGGCCCGCTCAACCCGTACGAAGCATGGATGCTCTATGCCGCCGAGATCGGCCATTGGCAGATACGCGGCTTCGGCATGTGGATGATCCACGCGCGGGACGACGACCGCACCCTCGGGATGGCGGGCGGCTGGCAACCCGCCGGCTGGCCCGAGCGCGAACTGGCCTGGATCATCTGGCCGCAGGCGTCGGGCAACGGCTTCGCGCTGGAGGCCACGGATGCGGTCCGCCGCCATCTCTACGGCGCGGGCTGGACCGGAGCGGTCAGCTATGTCGACCCGAAGAACCTCGACTCGATCCGGCTCTGCGAACGGCTGGGCGCGTGGCGCGACGACGACGCGACCACGATCGACGGCAACGATGTCGTCTATCGCCACCCCGCGTCCGCGGCCCTCGCGGACACGCGCCTCTCCTGGGCCATCGCCCGCGAGATCGAGCATTACGCCGATCCGCGCCTCACCCCCGAGGGGATGCCCGTTGACTGA
- a CDS encoding GNAT family N-acetyltransferase encodes MTDTVLHIPTLVTERLTLRAPRAADMDAYAAFRASDQMRHLDGPASRAAAWEHLAGVAGQWLLRGYGRWIVTMTGDDAPLGVVGIYHPEDWPEPEIGWSVTAAAEGRGIAREAALATREYAYRVLGWTTIASFIAAGNTRSEALAQRLDCTPDGVFPHAEYGDMTIWRHPAPEVAA; translated from the coding sequence GTGACCGACACCGTGCTGCATATCCCGACGCTCGTGACCGAGCGCCTGACCCTCCGTGCGCCGCGCGCGGCGGATATGGACGCCTATGCCGCCTTTCGCGCCAGCGACCAGATGCGCCATCTCGACGGCCCCGCCAGCCGCGCGGCGGCGTGGGAGCATCTTGCCGGGGTCGCGGGCCAGTGGCTCCTTCGCGGCTACGGGCGCTGGATCGTGACGATGACCGGCGACGACGCGCCGCTGGGCGTGGTCGGCATCTACCACCCCGAGGACTGGCCAGAACCCGAGATCGGGTGGTCCGTGACCGCCGCCGCTGAAGGCCGGGGCATCGCGCGCGAAGCGGCGCTGGCGACCCGCGAGTATGCCTACCGCGTGCTGGGCTGGACCACGATCGCGAGCTTCATCGCCGCCGGGAACACCCGGTCCGAGGCCTTGGCGCAGCGCCTCGACTGCACCCCGGACGGCGTGTTCCCGCATGCGGAATACGGCGACATGACCATCTGGCGGCATCCCGCCCCTGAGGTCGCGGCATGA
- the rpmE gene encoding 50S ribosomal protein L31, whose product MKKDLHPEYHTINVKLVDGTVVEMRSTWGEEGSQLSLDIDPSVHPAWTGGTSRLMDTGGRVSKFKNKYAGLGF is encoded by the coding sequence ATGAAAAAGGACCTGCACCCCGAATACCACACGATCAACGTCAAGCTGGTCGACGGCACCGTGGTCGAGATGCGCTCGACCTGGGGCGAAGAGGGCTCGCAGCTCTCTCTCGATATCGACCCCTCGGTGCACCCGGCCTGGACCGGCGGTACCTCGCGGCTGATGGACACCGGCGGCCGCGTGTCGAAGTTCAAGAACAAGTATGCCGGCCTCGGCTTCTGA
- the rimM gene encoding ribosome maturation factor RimM (Essential for efficient processing of 16S rRNA), whose amino-acid sequence MKDHVCLGAVMGSYGVRGEVRLKSFCADPSAVGDYGPLAADNGTAYAVTVLRPIKGGYAVRLSGVPHKEAADALKGQRLWAPRDALPALPDDEFYHSDLIGLVAVDTGGADLGRVHAVHDHGAGDLLEVRPAGGASVLVPFTQAIVPTVDLTARRIVIDPPPGLFDDGADDAPSE is encoded by the coding sequence ATGAAGGATCACGTCTGTCTCGGGGCCGTCATGGGCAGCTATGGCGTACGCGGCGAAGTCCGCCTCAAGAGCTTTTGCGCCGACCCCTCGGCAGTCGGCGACTACGGCCCGCTCGCCGCGGATAACGGCACCGCCTATGCCGTCACCGTGTTGCGCCCGATCAAGGGCGGCTACGCCGTCCGCTTGTCGGGCGTCCCCCACAAGGAGGCCGCGGACGCCCTCAAGGGCCAGCGTCTCTGGGCGCCGCGCGACGCGCTGCCCGCCCTCCCCGATGACGAGTTCTACCATTCCGACCTGATCGGCCTCGTGGCCGTCGACACGGGTGGCGCCGATCTCGGACGGGTCCACGCGGTTCACGATCACGGCGCGGGCGACCTGCTGGAGGTTCGGCCCGCCGGGGGCGCGTCGGTGCTCGTGCCCTTCACCCAGGCGATCGTGCCGACCGTCGACCTCACGGCACGGCGGATCGTCATCGACCCGCCGCCGGGTCTCTTCGACGACGGCGCGGACGACGCGCCATCCGAATGA
- a CDS encoding cytochrome d ubiquinol oxidase subunit II produces MELFGYAPDIWLPFVFAGLMGFSILLYVVLDGYDLGVGILTPLADDDAQKDMMVASIGPFWDANETWLVLAVGLLLVAFPAAHGLILTTLYLPVFILLVGLILRGVSFEFRVKARAKYKGLWNALFFSGSLMATLAQGFMLGLYVMGLDLTWGTFLFATLCALALTVGYAFIGATWLILKGEAELQVNAIRWAKNCIWGLVVGIGAISLASPLVSDRIWEKWFSLPSMLYLSPLPILSLAGLWLLWRSFHHLPGENDRWAWVPFVTALALFTLAFLGLAYSFYPYVVPEQLTIWEAASSPDALAIILIGAAVVMPTIFAYTILAYWIFRGKTKALRYY; encoded by the coding sequence ATGGAGCTTTTCGGATACGCGCCCGACATCTGGCTGCCCTTCGTCTTCGCGGGCCTGATGGGGTTCTCGATCCTGCTCTACGTCGTGCTCGACGGCTACGACCTGGGCGTGGGCATCCTGACGCCGCTGGCGGATGACGACGCGCAGAAGGACATGATGGTCGCCTCGATCGGGCCCTTCTGGGACGCCAACGAGACCTGGCTCGTCCTCGCCGTCGGCCTCCTCCTCGTGGCCTTCCCGGCGGCGCATGGCCTGATCCTGACGACCCTCTACCTCCCGGTCTTCATCCTGCTGGTCGGGCTGATCCTCCGGGGCGTCAGCTTCGAGTTTCGCGTGAAGGCGCGCGCCAAGTACAAGGGTCTCTGGAACGCGCTCTTCTTCTCCGGCTCGCTCATGGCGACGCTGGCGCAGGGCTTCATGCTGGGCCTCTACGTCATGGGCCTCGACCTGACCTGGGGGACGTTCCTCTTTGCGACGCTCTGCGCGCTGGCGCTGACCGTGGGCTATGCGTTCATCGGCGCGACCTGGCTGATCCTCAAGGGCGAGGCCGAGTTGCAGGTCAACGCGATCCGCTGGGCCAAGAACTGCATCTGGGGGCTCGTGGTCGGAATCGGGGCGATCTCGCTCGCGTCGCCGCTCGTATCGGACCGCATCTGGGAGAAGTGGTTCTCGCTGCCGTCGATGCTCTATCTCTCGCCGCTGCCGATCCTGTCTCTGGCGGGGCTGTGGCTGCTCTGGCGATCCTTCCACCACCTGCCGGGCGAGAACGACCGCTGGGCCTGGGTGCCCTTCGTGACCGCGTTGGCGCTCTTCACGCTGGCTTTCCTCGGGCTGGCCTACAGCTTCTACCCGTATGTCGTGCCCGAACAGCTCACCATCTGGGAGGCCGCGTCCTCGCCGGATGCGCTGGCGATCATCCTGATCGGGGCGGCGGTCGTGATGCCGACGATCTTCGCCTACACGATTCTCGCCTACTGGATCTTCCGCGGAAAGACGAAGGCCCTGCGCTACTACTGA
- the ffh gene encoding signal recognition particle protein produces MFESLSDRLGGVFDRLTKQGALSEDDVRTAMREVRVALLEADVSLSVARDFVKRVTQKATGAAVTKSITPGQQVIKIVHDELRAVLAGDEGIPPLKIDNPPAPILMVGLQGSGKTTTTGKLAKRLKDREGKRVLMASLDVNRPAAMEQLQILGAQIGVDTLPIVAGQSPVDIAKRAKTQASLGGYDVYMLDTAGRLQIDQVLMDEVAQVHAAVSPRETLLVVDGLTGQVAVEVAEEFDAKVGVTGVVLTRMDGDGRGGAALSMRAVTGKPIRFVGLGEKMDALETFEPDRIAGRILGMGDIVALVEKAQEVADVEAQERMMKRFQKGLFNMNDLKGQLIQMQKMGGMEGLMGMMPGMGKMAKQMDKAGLDDSILKRQMALIDSMTKKERANPALLQASRKKRIAKGAGLEVSELNQLLKMHRQMADMMKKMGKGGMLKKAMGMMTGKGGGMPDPSQMDPAALEAASKQLGQMGGMGRMPGMPGGVTLPAGLGGMKKK; encoded by the coding sequence ATGTTCGAGAGCCTGTCAGACCGCCTGGGCGGCGTCTTCGACCGCCTGACGAAGCAGGGCGCCCTTTCCGAGGACGACGTCCGCACCGCGATGCGCGAGGTTCGCGTGGCCCTGCTGGAGGCAGATGTCTCGCTCTCGGTGGCCCGCGACTTCGTCAAGCGCGTCACCCAGAAGGCCACCGGCGCCGCCGTCACCAAGTCGATCACGCCGGGCCAGCAGGTCATCAAGATCGTCCATGACGAGCTGCGCGCCGTCCTCGCGGGCGACGAGGGCATCCCGCCTCTCAAGATCGACAACCCGCCCGCGCCGATCCTGATGGTCGGCCTTCAGGGCTCGGGCAAGACGACGACGACGGGCAAGCTGGCCAAGCGCCTGAAGGATCGCGAGGGCAAGCGGGTGCTGATGGCCTCGCTCGACGTGAACCGCCCTGCCGCGATGGAACAGCTCCAGATCCTCGGCGCGCAGATCGGGGTCGACACGCTGCCGATCGTTGCGGGGCAGAGCCCCGTCGACATTGCCAAGCGCGCCAAGACGCAGGCCTCGCTCGGCGGCTACGACGTCTACATGCTCGATACCGCGGGCCGATTGCAGATCGACCAGGTGCTGATGGACGAGGTGGCGCAGGTCCATGCCGCCGTCTCCCCGCGCGAGACGCTGCTGGTGGTCGACGGCCTGACCGGCCAGGTCGCCGTCGAAGTGGCCGAGGAATTCGACGCCAAGGTCGGCGTGACCGGCGTCGTGCTGACGCGGATGGATGGCGACGGGCGCGGCGGCGCCGCCCTGTCCATGCGCGCCGTGACCGGCAAGCCGATCCGCTTCGTCGGCCTGGGCGAGAAGATGGACGCGCTCGAGACCTTCGAGCCCGACCGCATCGCGGGCCGCATCCTCGGGATGGGCGACATCGTCGCGCTGGTCGAGAAGGCCCAGGAGGTCGCGGACGTCGAGGCCCAGGAGCGCATGATGAAGCGCTTCCAGAAGGGTCTGTTCAACATGAACGACCTGAAGGGTCAGCTGATCCAGATGCAGAAGATGGGCGGCATGGAAGGCCTGATGGGCATGATGCCGGGCATGGGCAAGATGGCCAAGCAGATGGACAAGGCCGGGCTCGACGACAGCATCCTCAAGCGCCAGATGGCGCTGATCGATTCCATGACCAAGAAGGAGCGCGCCAACCCCGCCCTCCTGCAGGCCAGCCGCAAGAAGCGGATCGCCAAGGGTGCGGGCCTCGAGGTCAGCGAACTGAACCAGCTGCTCAAGATGCACCGCCAGATGGCGGACATGATGAAGAAGATGGGCAAGGGCGGCATGCTCAAGAAGGCCATGGGCATGATGACCGGCAAGGGCGGCGGCATGCCCGATCCCAGTCAGATGGACCCCGCCGCGCTCGAGGCTGCATCCAAGCAGCTCGGCCAGATGGGCGGCATGGGCCGGATGCCCGGCATGCCCGGCGGCGTGACGCTGCCCGCGGGCCTCGGGGGCATGAAGAAGAAGTGA
- the rplS gene encoding 50S ribosomal protein L19, with translation MDLIAQIEAEHIAALDKTIPDFKAGDTIRVGFKVTEGTRTRVQNYEGVCISRKNGSGIAGAFTVRKISFGEGVERVFPLHSTNIDSIEVVRRGRVRRSKLYYLRSRRGKSARIAEQTNYRAPKAKETV, from the coding sequence ATGGACCTGATCGCTCAGATCGAGGCGGAGCATATCGCCGCTCTCGACAAGACCATTCCCGATTTCAAGGCCGGCGACACCATTCGCGTCGGCTTCAAGGTGACCGAGGGCACGCGCACGCGGGTCCAGAACTACGAAGGCGTCTGCATCAGCCGCAAGAACGGCTCGGGCATCGCCGGTGCGTTCACCGTCCGCAAGATCAGCTTCGGCGAAGGCGTCGAGCGGGTCTTCCCGCTGCATTCCACGAATATCGATTCGATCGAGGTCGTGCGCCGGGGCCGCGTTCGCCGCTCCAAGCTCTATTACCTGCGCTCGCGCCGCGGCAAGTCGGCCCGGATCGCCGAACAGACCAACTACCGTGCCCCGAAGGCCAAGGAGACCGTGTGA
- a CDS encoding GNAT family N-acetyltransferase has translation MIPTLSTERLTLRAPELGDHPACAAFYATERSHIVGGPLDEVGAWKILTNDVGHWHLRGYGWWAIDASKDGGDACVGSCGFHLPAGRPDVELGWSLYSGTGRGYATEAARAALDWARRTGHAARWGRIVSHIDRDNTASQRVATRLGAIDTGEPAAHDTACTIWEHAT, from the coding sequence ATGATCCCGACGCTCTCGACCGAGCGCCTGACGCTGCGCGCGCCCGAGCTGGGCGACCACCCGGCCTGTGCCGCGTTCTATGCGACCGAGCGGTCGCATATCGTCGGCGGCCCGCTCGACGAGGTCGGCGCGTGGAAGATCCTGACGAACGATGTGGGCCATTGGCATCTGCGCGGCTACGGCTGGTGGGCGATCGACGCATCGAAGGATGGCGGCGACGCCTGCGTCGGATCCTGCGGCTTCCACCTGCCCGCCGGGCGCCCCGACGTGGAACTGGGCTGGTCGCTCTATTCGGGCACCGGGCGGGGCTACGCCACCGAGGCCGCGCGGGCCGCACTCGACTGGGCCCGTCGGACCGGACATGCCGCCCGTTGGGGCCGCATCGTCAGCCATATCGACCGGGACAACACGGCGTCGCAGCGCGTCGCCACCCGCCTCGGCGCCATCGATACGGGCGAACCCGCGGCCCACGACACGGCCTGCACGATCTGGGAGCACGCGACATGA
- a CDS encoding NIPSNAP family protein: protein MITCTVRYELDPDQLEAFEAYAKFWLHKIPEMGGTHHGYHMPFEGPNDIAYCHFSFPSLAAYEDYRDRMRADPECQRAYAHAQATRCIRRYDRSFTRPLMDGASADELGL, encoded by the coding sequence ATGATCACCTGCACCGTCCGCTACGAGCTCGACCCCGATCAGCTCGAGGCCTTCGAGGCCTATGCGAAGTTCTGGCTCCACAAGATCCCCGAGATGGGCGGCACCCATCACGGCTACCACATGCCGTTCGAGGGTCCGAACGACATCGCCTATTGCCACTTCTCTTTCCCGTCGCTGGCGGCCTACGAGGATTACCGCGACCGGATGCGCGCCGATCCCGAATGCCAGCGCGCCTATGCCCATGCGCAGGCGACGAGATGCATCCGCCGCTACGACCGCAGCTTCACGCGCCCCCTGATGGACGGCGCCTCGGCCGACGAGCTGGGGCTGTGA
- the trmD gene encoding tRNA (guanosine(37)-N1)-methyltransferase TrmD: MTDPARSHGSKSIRASAAPRDLMAPAPRPGAWAASVVTLFPEAFPGVLGHSLTGTALKDGLWSLDVTDLRRFGEGRHRKVDDRPAGGGAGLVLRPDIVGAALEAARGPGPMIYLSPRGRPFDQARARHLAAGPGVTLLCGRFEGVDQRVLDEYEMEEVSLGDFVLTGGEIAAQALLDATIRLLPGVIGNQASTEEESFSDGLLEHPHFTKPADWQGRTIPAVLTSGDHAKVAAWRRDQSEALTRTRRPGLWARYLDTKR, from the coding sequence ATGACAGATCCCGCCCGCTCCCACGGCTCGAAGTCGATCCGCGCTTCGGCGGCGCCCCGCGACCTGATGGCCCCGGCGCCCCGCCCGGGCGCTTGGGCTGCGTCGGTCGTCACGCTGTTCCCCGAGGCGTTTCCCGGCGTGCTCGGTCACTCGCTCACGGGCACGGCACTGAAGGACGGGCTCTGGTCGCTCGACGTGACCGACCTGCGCCGCTTCGGCGAGGGGCGGCACCGCAAGGTCGATGACCGGCCCGCAGGCGGGGGGGCCGGGCTCGTGCTCAGACCCGATATCGTCGGCGCGGCGCTCGAGGCGGCGCGAGGGCCGGGACCGATGATCTATCTCAGCCCGAGGGGCCGCCCCTTCGACCAGGCCCGCGCCAGGCATCTCGCGGCCGGGCCGGGCGTCACCCTTCTCTGCGGGCGGTTCGAGGGTGTCGATCAGCGGGTGCTGGACGAATACGAGATGGAGGAGGTCAGCCTCGGCGATTTCGTCCTGACCGGCGGCGAGATCGCGGCTCAGGCGCTGCTCGACGCAACGATCCGCCTTCTGCCCGGCGTCATCGGCAATCAAGCCTCGACCGAAGAGGAGAGCTTCTCCGACGGTCTTCTCGAACACCCGCACTTCACCAAGCCCGCCGACTGGCAGGGCCGCACGATTCCGGCGGTCCTGACCTCGGGCGATCATGCCAAGGTCGCGGCCTGGCGGCGCGACCAGTCCGAGGCCCTGACCCGTACGCGGCGCCCGGGTCTTTGGGCGCGATACCTGGACACCAAACGTTAA
- a CDS encoding GNAT family N-acetyltransferase produces the protein MIAPVTIPVVPAAARTAAALEAVVPVLRTSRTVLRAPRLGDYDALHSITGSARGVFEGGPSTEVESWADFCGMTATWLLRGHGMWTVETRAGAVAGFVLIGTEPGDAEHELGWLMTDAFEGRGLATEAALAARDHAWGALRLPSLVSYIAPGNTRSEAVARRLGAAPDGTMLDGQINVWRHPRPEGAA, from the coding sequence ATGATCGCGCCCGTCACCATACCCGTCGTCCCTGCCGCCGCGCGCACGGCGGCGGCGCTGGAGGCTGTCGTGCCCGTCCTGCGCACGAGCCGCACGGTGCTGCGCGCGCCGCGGCTGGGCGATTACGACGCGCTTCATTCGATCACCGGCAGCGCGCGCGGCGTCTTCGAGGGCGGTCCCTCGACCGAGGTCGAGAGCTGGGCCGATTTCTGCGGCATGACCGCGACCTGGCTGCTGCGCGGGCACGGGATGTGGACGGTCGAGACCCGCGCGGGCGCGGTTGCGGGCTTCGTCCTCATCGGGACCGAGCCGGGCGATGCCGAGCACGAGCTGGGCTGGCTGATGACCGATGCGTTCGAGGGCCGCGGCCTTGCGACCGAAGCCGCCCTTGCCGCGCGCGATCATGCCTGGGGCGCGCTTCGCCTGCCCTCGCTCGTCAGCTACATCGCGCCGGGCAACACCCGCTCCGAAGCCGTCGCGCGCCGCCTCGGGGCCGCGCCCGACGGCACGATGCTGGACGGTCAGATCAATGTCTGGCGCCACCCCCGGCCCGAGGGTGCGGCATGA
- a CDS encoding division plane positioning ATPase MipZ produces the protein MAHIIVFGNEKGGSGKSTTCMHTATALARSGARVGTLDLDLRQQTFTRYLENRLEYGKRHGVELPTPMVSGLPKVDRDALREGENPFDKSLSLAVAELEKTCDFIVIDCPGSHTRLSQVAHSLADTLVTPLNDSFVDFDLLAKIDPDSGKILGPSVYSEMVWHARQLRAKAGLQPIDWIVLRNRLGAQEMHNKRKMGQALEDLSKRIGFRVAPGFTERVIFRELFPRGMTLLDLKDIGIANLNLSNVAARQELRDLIKALNLPAVELAF, from the coding sequence ATGGCGCATATCATCGTCTTCGGAAACGAGAAGGGCGGGTCGGGCAAGTCCACGACCTGCATGCACACCGCCACCGCGCTGGCGCGGTCGGGCGCACGGGTCGGGACGCTCGATCTCGACCTGCGGCAGCAGACCTTCACGCGCTATCTCGAGAACCGGCTGGAATACGGCAAGCGGCACGGGGTCGAACTGCCGACGCCGATGGTTTCGGGCCTGCCGAAAGTGGATCGCGACGCCCTCCGCGAGGGTGAGAACCCGTTCGACAAGTCGCTCAGCCTTGCCGTGGCCGAGCTGGAAAAGACCTGCGACTTCATCGTGATCGACTGCCCCGGCTCGCATACGCGGCTGAGCCAGGTGGCGCACAGTCTCGCCGATACGCTGGTCACGCCGCTCAATGACAGTTTCGTCGATTTCGACCTTCTGGCGAAGATCGACCCGGATTCGGGAAAGATCCTCGGGCCGTCGGTCTATTCCGAGATGGTGTGGCACGCGCGGCAGCTGCGGGCGAAGGCGGGGCTTCAGCCGATCGACTGGATCGTGCTGCGAAACCGCCTTGGGGCGCAGGAGATGCACAACAAGCGCAAGATGGGCCAGGCGCTTGAGGACCTGTCGAAGCGGATCGGCTTCCGCGTGGCCCCAGGCTTCACCGAGCGGGTGATCTTCCGCGAGCTCTTCCCGCGCGGCATGACGCTGCTCGATCTCAAGGATATCGGGATCGCCAACCTCAACCTCTCGAACGTCGCCGCCCGGCAGGAACTGCGCGACCTGATCAAGGCGCTGAACCTGCCGGCGGTCGAACTGGCGTTCTGA
- a CDS encoding cytochrome ubiquinol oxidase subunit I, translated as MMDTLILSRIQFAANISFHILFPTITIALGWFLLFFKLRFQWTGDLKWMEAYRFWVKVFALSFAMGVVSGITMSFQFGTNWPGFMEKVGNIAGPLLAYEVMTAFFLEAVFIGIMLFGFSRVPGWLHTLATFLVAFGTTMSTFWIIVLNSWMHTPQGFEMIDGVAHATDWWAIVFNPSMPYRLAHMLLASGLTVAFVIAGVAAFRYIRGDRKETVRIQIRVGITFGALLIPLQIFMGDLHGLNTMEYQPAKVAAMEGNWSDTDGNTPLVLFALPNSETRENDLEIAIPNMASIILTHSADGAIPALDEFVAEDGTILHPPVDKVFWSFRTMVGTGMAMLLISWGSLAFLWRRKPCAETGTDRRFLVRHLPKPLLWALVPMAFSGWVATLAGWYTTEIGRQPWLVNGVMTTAEAVAQVPAGMVLSTLIGYLVIYAALLFAYVGVIAYLAVKAAHDEPLESMTPASGEAVVDAITREDRGMAPAE; from the coding sequence ATGATGGACACCCTCATCCTCAGCCGCATCCAGTTCGCGGCCAATATCTCGTTCCACATCCTGTTCCCGACGATCACGATCGCGCTGGGCTGGTTCCTGCTGTTCTTCAAGCTGCGCTTCCAGTGGACGGGCGATCTCAAGTGGATGGAGGCCTACCGCTTCTGGGTGAAGGTCTTCGCACTCAGCTTCGCGATGGGGGTCGTCTCGGGCATCACCATGTCGTTCCAGTTCGGCACCAACTGGCCGGGCTTCATGGAAAAGGTCGGCAATATCGCCGGGCCGCTTCTGGCCTATGAGGTGATGACGGCCTTCTTCCTCGAGGCGGTGTTCATCGGGATCATGCTCTTCGGCTTCTCCCGCGTGCCGGGCTGGCTGCACACGCTGGCGACCTTCCTCGTGGCATTCGGCACGACCATGTCGACCTTCTGGATCATCGTCCTGAACTCCTGGATGCACACGCCCCAGGGTTTCGAGATGATCGACGGCGTGGCCCACGCGACCGACTGGTGGGCGATCGTCTTCAATCCGTCCATGCCCTACCGGCTGGCGCATATGCTGCTGGCGAGCGGTTTGACGGTGGCCTTCGTGATCGCGGGCGTCGCGGCCTTCCGCTACATCCGCGGCGACCGGAAAGAGACGGTGCGCATCCAGATCCGTGTCGGCATCACCTTCGGCGCGCTTCTGATCCCGCTCCAGATCTTCATGGGCGACCTGCACGGTCTCAACACCATGGAATACCAGCCGGCCAAGGTCGCCGCGATGGAGGGCAACTGGTCCGACACCGACGGCAACACGCCTCTCGTGCTCTTCGCGTTGCCCAACTCCGAGACGCGCGAAAACGATCTCGAAATCGCGATCCCGAACATGGCGTCGATCATCCTGACCCATTCGGCCGATGGCGCGATCCCCGCGCTGGATGAATTCGTGGCCGAGGACGGGACCATCCTGCACCCGCCGGTCGACAAGGTGTTCTGGTCGTTCCGCACGATGGTCGGAACCGGCATGGCCATGCTCCTGATCTCGTGGGGATCGCTCGCCTTCCTCTGGCGGCGGAAGCCCTGCGCCGAGACCGGGACGGACCGCCGCTTCCTCGTCCGGCACCTGCCCAAGCCGCTGCTTTGGGCGCTGGTTCCGATGGCCTTCTCGGGCTGGGTCGCGACGCTGGCCGGGTGGTACACGACCGAGATCGGGCGCCAGCCGTGGCTGGTGAACGGCGTAATGACAACGGCCGAGGCGGTGGCGCAGGTGCCCGCCGGAATGGTCCTCTCGACCCTGATCGGCTACCTCGTGATCTACGCGGCGCTCCTCTTCGCCTATGTCGGCGTGATCGCCTATCTTGCGGTCAAGGCCGCCCATGACGAGCCGCTTGAATCCATGACCCCGGCTTCGGGCGAGGCGGTTGTCGACGCCATCACCCGCGAGGATCGCGGCATGGCCCCGGCGGAGTGA